One Lepus europaeus isolate LE1 chromosome 7, mLepTim1.pri, whole genome shotgun sequence DNA segment encodes these proteins:
- the PRCP gene encoding lysosomal Pro-X carboxypeptidase isoform X2, with translation MKTFKQRYLISDKHWRKDGGSILFYTGNEGDIVWFCNNTGFMWDVAEELKAMLVFAEHRYYGESLPFGASSFKDSRHLNFLTSEQALADFAELIKHLKRTIPGAENQPVIALGGSYGGMLAAWFRMKYPHVVVGALAASAPIWQFEDLVPCEAFMKIVTTDFRKSSPGCPESIRRSWGAINRLSTTKGGLQWLTETLRLCDPLTSSDIRRLKDWISETWVNLAMVDYPYASDFLQPLPAWPIQVVCQYLKDPNVSDSLLLQNIFQALNVYYNYSGQAKCLNISETTTSNLGSLGWSYQACTEIVMPFCTNGIDDMFEPHLWNLKEFSDDCFKQWGVRPRPSWITTMYGGKNISSHSNIVFSNGELDPWSGGGVTKDITDTLVAITISEGAHHLDLRANNEYDPASVLLARTLELRYMKRWIRDFYDSLQMRH, from the exons GGGTTCATGTGGGATGTGGCTGAGGAACTCAAAGCTATGTTGGTGTTTGCTGAACATAGGTACTATGGAGAATCACTACCCTTTGGTGCCAGCTCATTCAAG gATTCAAGACACTTGAATTTTCTGACATCAGAACAAGCTCTGGCTGATTTTGCAGAGTTAATCAAACACTTGAAAAGGACAATCCCAGGAGCTGAAAATCAGCCTGTTATTGCCCTAGGGGGCTCTTATGGTGGCATGCTTGCAGCCTGGTTCCGGATGAAATATCCTCACGTGGTAGTTGG AGCTCTTGCAGCTTCTGCCCCTATCTGGCAGTTTGAGGATTTGGTACCTTGTGAGGCATTTATGAAGATTGTAACTACAGATTTTCGGAAAAGTAGTCCAGGTTGTCCAGAGAGCATCCGCAGGTCCTGGGGTGCCATTAATCGACTCTCAACCACAA AAGGTGGTTTACAGTGGCTTACTGAAACCCTTCGCTTATGTGACCCATTAACTTCTTCTGACATCCGACGTTTGAAAGACTGGATCTCTGAAACCTGGGTGAATCTAGCAATGGTAGATTATCCATATGCATCTGATTTTTTACAGCCTTTGCCTGCATGGCCTATCCAG GTAGTTTGCCAGTATTTGAAAGATCCCAATGTATCTGATTCACTGCTGCTGCAGAATATTTTCCAAGCTCTGAATGTATATTACAATTATTCAGGCCAGGCAAAATGCCTGAACATTTCAGAAACTACAACTAGCAATCTGGGATCCCTCGGCTGGAGCTATCAG GCTTGCACAGAAATAGTCATGCCCTTTTGTACTAatggtatcgatgacatgtttGAACCTCACCTGTGGAACTTGAAAGAATTTTCTGATGACTGTTTTAAACAGTGGGGTGTGAGACCAAGACCCTCCTGGATCACTACCATGTATGGTGGGAAAAACATCAGTTCACACTCTAACATCGTTTTTAG CAATGGTGAACTAGACCCTTGGTCAGGAGGTGGAGTAACCAAAGACATCACAGACACCCTGGTTGCGATCACCATCTCAGAAGGGGCCCATCATTTAGATCTTCGAGCCAACAATGAGTATGATCCTGCGTCCGTCCTGTTAGCCCGCACCTTGGAACTCAGATACATGAAGCGATGGATCAGAGATTTCTATGACAGTTTGCAAATGCGGCACTAA